In Aquiflexum balticum DSM 16537, a single genomic region encodes these proteins:
- a CDS encoding EboA domain-containing protein — protein MNHSIDIEKTKIFLFELLKQEVETKSMEWLVLQKEKIEKDGSYLKFYMAFGQASRFFKKTILQLTDQQKKLANSIREGFSPHTWDQLQTARGYLLLHFEEKEASSWVNALNKLFETADMHEQQSLYAALPIMPFQPEMIERAIEGLRTNISSVFDAVALNNPYPSEYFDERAWNQMVLKAIFMQRPLYQIQNADSRANPVLAKILVDFAHERWAAGRTVMPELWRFVGPYVNEENFADIQKVLQTNDPNQKKAALLACGSSDYVPAKKLLEDHSEINKAIINGEITWEHIGVEFQSSI, from the coding sequence AAGATTTTCCTTTTTGAACTTCTGAAGCAGGAAGTGGAAACCAAATCAATGGAATGGCTGGTTCTACAAAAAGAGAAAATTGAAAAAGATGGCTCATACCTCAAGTTTTATATGGCCTTTGGTCAGGCTTCCAGATTTTTTAAGAAGACGATTTTACAACTCACTGATCAACAAAAAAAGCTTGCCAATAGCATTAGAGAAGGTTTCAGCCCTCATACTTGGGATCAGCTTCAGACTGCAAGAGGTTATTTACTCCTACATTTCGAGGAAAAAGAAGCTTCAAGTTGGGTAAATGCCCTCAACAAACTTTTTGAAACTGCGGATATGCATGAGCAACAATCCCTGTACGCCGCACTTCCAATCATGCCCTTTCAACCGGAAATGATAGAAAGGGCCATTGAAGGTCTTAGGACAAATATCAGTTCAGTCTTTGATGCTGTAGCTCTCAACAATCCTTATCCTTCGGAATATTTCGATGAAAGGGCCTGGAATCAGATGGTCTTGAAAGCCATATTTATGCAGCGCCCATTATATCAAATTCAGAATGCTGACAGTAGAGCTAATCCGGTTTTGGCCAAGATACTTGTTGATTTTGCCCACGAAAGATGGGCTGCAGGTAGAACTGTCATGCCTGAGCTTTGGCGATTTGTAGGCCCTTATGTCAATGAAGAAAATTTTGCTGATATTCAAAAAGTACTTCAGACCAATGACCCCAATCAAAAGAAGGCCGCATTGTTAGCATGTGGCAGCAGTGATTACGTGCCGGCCAAAAAACTCCTTGAAGATCATTCTGAAATCAACAAAGCCATAATAAATGGAGAAATCACTTGGGAACACATCGGTGTAGAATTTCAATCCTCCATATAA
- a CDS encoding TatD family hydrolase: protein MEMFIDPHIHVISRTTDDYEAMRKAGIVAIIEPAFWLGQPRTEVGSFKDYFSTLVGWERFRAKQFGIVHYCTMGLNSKEANNIPLAEEVMELLPLYVGKEGVVAIGEIGYDDQTEAEDRFYRLQLELAKEVNLPVLIHTPHRDKKKGTTRSMDVSEEHGVDPGMVIVDHNNEETVKEVLDRGYWAAFTIYPHTKMGSERMVEIVKQYGPERIIVDSAADWGISDPLAVPKTAALMRKMGIPEEHIRMTCYQNALTAYSQSGQMDELDWLRPEPIDQRQRQFGNSVLRGGQEPKVEGSDFVEN from the coding sequence ATGGAAATGTTTATCGATCCCCATATACATGTCATATCAAGGACCACTGATGACTATGAAGCCATGCGCAAAGCGGGTATAGTGGCCATTATTGAACCGGCTTTTTGGTTGGGTCAGCCACGGACAGAAGTAGGCAGTTTCAAGGATTATTTCAGCACTTTGGTTGGTTGGGAAAGATTCCGCGCCAAGCAATTCGGTATCGTTCACTATTGTACCATGGGTCTGAATTCCAAGGAAGCTAATAATATTCCTTTGGCAGAAGAAGTGATGGAATTATTGCCGCTGTATGTTGGCAAAGAGGGTGTGGTTGCCATTGGGGAAATCGGTTATGATGACCAAACTGAAGCTGAGGATAGATTTTATAGGTTACAGTTGGAACTTGCCAAAGAGGTCAACCTCCCCGTTTTGATCCATACGCCCCATAGGGATAAGAAAAAAGGCACTACCCGCAGCATGGATGTCAGCGAGGAACATGGTGTTGATCCGGGAATGGTAATCGTGGACCACAACAATGAGGAAACAGTAAAGGAAGTTTTGGATAGAGGATATTGGGCAGCTTTTACAATCTACCCACACACAAAGATGGGCAGTGAGCGCATGGTGGAAATCGTCAAACAATACGGTCCGGAAAGAATCATTGTGGACAGTGCTGCGGATTGGGGAATCAGCGATCCATTGGCAGTTCCAAAAACTGCTGCTTTGATGCGCAAGATGGGAATTCCTGAAGAGCATATCAGAATGACCTGTTATCAGAATGCATTGACAGCCTATTCCCAAAGTGGCCAGATGGATGAATTGGATTGGCTGAGGCCGGAACCCATTGACCAAAGGCAAAGACAATTTGGTAATTCGGTCTTGAGAGGCGGACAGGAACCTAAAGTGGAAGGCTCTGATTTTGTGGAGAATTAA